The Sulfurospirillum diekertiae genomic sequence GCTCATTTGTAAAACCAATTCCTCTTTTGCTTGATAAACATTTTTACGTTCCTCTTCGATCGTCTTAATTTGTGAATCAATCGAAGTTTTAATCTCTTCTGCTTCTTTGACAGCCTCTGCAATTTTTTCTTGTAATGCTGCAATATTGGCTTGTTTTAAATCAACAATTTTATCTAAACGATTAATTTCATCATTGGCAAAATCACACTGCTCTTTTGAAATTTCTTCTTCGAGTTGAAGTGCTTTCACTTCCTTAGCTGTTTTAACCAAAGCACTTTTTTTAGTAATATCTTTAAGTTTAGCGGAAAGTTCTGCTAAATGTGATTCATTTTTTGCTTTCTTAAGTTTAGCGTCTGCAATGTCCGCTTGAAAAGACTCTGCTTGGAGTTTTAAATCTCTCTCTTTGTCTAAAGAAAGTTTCAACATTTTCTCAACTTTGGCAATACGTGGACCAAAATCGTCGATCTCTTTGTCTAACCTGGAAAGCTCAATTAACTGTTCTAAATACTTATTCATATGTTATGTGTCCTCTATTTGTACTCAAACGGATTTTTAGAATTTGATATTATAGCCTTTAATGGCAAATTTTTCAAATAATCGCCCAAACACTCTGGGAAATAGCGCTCGGACTCAAAGTGACCTATGTCTATTAATGAGAGATTATTTTCTTTTGCTTCCATCGCTTGATGATACTTTAGATCACCACTTAAAAAGCAATCGGCCTCAATTTGAGCAATCAAATCGCCCCCAGATCCTGTGGTAATAGCACACAGTCCAATCCACTCTTTTGCTCGCACGATTCGCAGATGTTCAATACCCAAGACGTGTTTTACATGTAAAGCCAAATCATCCAAACTTTGGTTTACCTCACAGTAGGCGACAAACTCTTTGGTTTCTTTGACTTCAAAGCCTAGTTTTGAAGCAACATAAGCATTTAAATGGGAGAGATCAAAGTTGGTGTGCATGGCAATCAAACTAATCTTTTTTTGTACCATGATCTGAATCAAATTAGAAGGATATTTTGCAAAATTAAGCTGTTTTAATCCACTAAAAATGAGGGGATGATGCGTTATGATAAGTGAATTTGGCACTACTTGTTCTAACAGTAAACTATCAACATCAAGACTAAGGTAGATTTGCTCTACCTCATCATCTAAACTCCCAATCAATAAACCACTGTTGTCCCAACGTGCCTGTGTAGCAAAAGGGCTTAATGTATCTAAAAAATCGTAGATTGCCCCTAATTTCATTAACCCACCACTTCTTTATATTTGACAGCACACCCTTTGGCAAGTTCTCGAATTTTAAGGATGTAGTTTTGGCGTTGTGTCACCGAAATGGCTTTACGTGCATCAAGGACGTTAAACGTATGTGAAGCCATCAAACAGTAATCATATGCAGGCAATGGTAAGTTCTCTTCAAGACAGCGTTTACACTCCACTTGCGCATTTTCAAACTGATCAAACAGCATAGAGACATTGGCGATTTCAAAGTTGTATTTGCTAAATTCATACTCACTTTGTTTATGCACATCTCCATACGTTGTCACACCAAATTTGTTCTCATTCCACACAAGATCAAATACAGATTCTTTCTCTTGAAGGTACATTGCCAAACGCTCAACGCCATAGGTAATCTCAACAGGCACAGGACTGCATGGGATACCACCTACTTGTTGAAAATAGGTAAACTGTGTCACTTCCATACCATCCAACCACACTTCCCAACCAAGACCCCACGCACCCAGTGTCGGAGACTCCCAGTTGTCTTCGACAAAGCGAATGTCGTGTTTTTTAATGTCAAGTCCTAGCATTTCAAGGCTTTTAAGGTAAAGCTCTTGAATATTGTCAGGACTAGGCTTGATGAGCACTTGAAACTGATAGTAACTTCCTAATCGGTTTGGATTTTCTCCATACCTTCCATCCGTTGGTCTGCGACTAGGAGCCACATACGCCGTTGCCCACGGTTTACTGCTCAAGCTTCGTAAAAAGGTTGCATTATGAAAGGTTCCAGCACCCGCAGGCATATCGTAGGGTTGCACAATCGTACAGCCTTGATCTTGCCAAAAAGTTTGGAGGTTTAAAAGCATTTGACTAAAGGTTAACACTATTCTGTCCTTTTACATGTAAAGATTATTTGGTGGGTGGTGTATAACTTTCCACCGCTTTATTCCACATCATTTTATATTTTCGTTTGGTAAATTCAAGCTCGTCTCGTAAGAGCTCAAGCTGTTTGGTCAACGTCTCAATGACTTTGCGATCTTCATCACACAACTCTTGCATCGAAAAAAGCGCCTCTTTCAAAAAGCGGTTTTCACCTTTGAGTGCATCCAAAGTTTCTTCTTTAGCATCCAACACTTTTTCATGCAGACTTAAAATGGCACCAACCGTTTTTTCAACAAACTCAGAGCTCATTGAGATAGAGGAGCCTTCGTAAGTGTT encodes the following:
- a CDS encoding zinc ribbon domain-containing protein, coding for MNKYLEQLIELSRLDKEIDDFGPRIAKVEKMLKLSLDKERDLKLQAESFQADIADAKLKKAKNESHLAELSAKLKDITKKSALVKTAKEVKALQLEEEISKEQCDFANDEINRLDKIVDLKQANIAALQEKIAEAVKEAEEIKTSIDSQIKTIEEERKNVYQAKEELVLQMSQKILTFYQKIRKWAQNSTVVPVKKQACYGCFMRMNDKTYASVLKQDDIITCPHCGRILYKEIEEVKA
- the glyQ gene encoding glycine--tRNA ligase subunit alpha — its product is MLTFSQMLLNLQTFWQDQGCTIVQPYDMPAGAGTFHNATFLRSLSSKPWATAYVAPSRRPTDGRYGENPNRLGSYYQFQVLIKPSPDNIQELYLKSLEMLGLDIKKHDIRFVEDNWESPTLGAWGLGWEVWLDGMEVTQFTYFQQVGGIPCSPVPVEITYGVERLAMYLQEKESVFDLVWNENKFGVTTYGDVHKQSEYEFSKYNFEIANVSMLFDQFENAQVECKRCLEENLPLPAYDYCLMASHTFNVLDARKAISVTQRQNYILKIRELAKGCAVKYKEVVG
- a CDS encoding DUF3972 domain-containing protein; translated protein: MNSWMGIEEFSTLVNLDISAIESLIDEGKLITKEEEGKCFVEVSRSAQALIPATKGIVLDNTYEGSSISMSSEFVEKTVGAILSLHEKVLDAKEETLDALKGENRFLKEALFSMQELCDEDRKVIETLTKQLELLRDELEFTKRKYKMMWNKAVESYTPPTK
- a CDS encoding Nif3-like dinuclear metal center hexameric protein translates to MKLGAIYDFLDTLSPFATQARWDNSGLLIGSLDDEVEQIYLSLDVDSLLLEQVVPNSLIITHHPLIFSGLKQLNFAKYPSNLIQIMVQKKISLIAMHTNFDLSHLNAYVASKLGFEVKETKEFVAYCEVNQSLDDLALHVKHVLGIEHLRIVRAKEWIGLCAITTGSGGDLIAQIEADCFLSGDLKYHQAMEAKENNLSLIDIGHFESERYFPECLGDYLKNLPLKAIISNSKNPFEYK